One genomic region from Nymphaea colorata isolate Beijing-Zhang1983 chromosome 12, ASM883128v2, whole genome shotgun sequence encodes:
- the LOC116265160 gene encoding pentatricopeptide repeat-containing protein At5g46580, chloroplastic-like, producing the protein MASIPAFGDTHFVSSFHTAVKPSKTPPNPLNPTILFPFPSATSAGKSTRTLCQASPSESPPKPPPNLAEQLQPLYQRLLSQSNTANSSPAQPLRKPKSTWVNPSRPRHSVLTLQRHKRLSHAWNPHLKELKVFVKKLNDCDLSQASLETSLAELEQPPSKEDALLILNSLRPWQKAHLFFNWLQTHHAEFASETVFYNVVMKSLRYGKQWEIVEGLAREMIQKGIAFDNVTYSTIITCAKKCRLFEKAIEWFDRMYHTGCMPDEVTYSAILDVYAKLGRVEDVLTLYERGRADGWQPDVVAFSVLGKMFGETGDYDGIRYVLEEMKSIGVRPNVIVYNTFLEALGKAGKPGLARSLFEEMTSAGLTPDAITLTALVKIYGKARWGRDALQLWQQMKLNKWPMDFILYNTLLSMCADLGLEDEAEKLFEDMRQSINCKPDSFSYTALLNIYASGGEVEKAQKLFEEMLESENKLNVMSSTCLIQCFGRARRIDDVARVFDVAVDRGIVPDDRMCGSLLSVASFCENDEVDKVLACLARVNPRLVRFVEMISNPGIDFEMVKEEFRAVLNEASVEVRRPFCNCLIDICRKRNLASRAHELLYLGVVFGLYSGLHTKSNSEWSLNLRNLSVGAAYTALEDWVRALSKAVQRDEALPESFAIHTGVGAHKFSKGLSSIFDSHLKKMASPFNLNDQRPGWFIASQDEVVSWVQNGDLSTLAAT; encoded by the coding sequence ATGGCTTCAATCCCTGCATTTGGAGATACCCATTTCGTGTCTTCGTTCCACACAGCCGTAAAACCCTCTAAAACCCCTCCGAATCCTCTGAATCCCACCATCCTCTTTCCCTTCCCCTCCGCCACTTCCGCCGGTAAGTCTACGAGAACCCTCTGCCAAGCTTCCCCAAGTGAATCTCCTCCAAAACCGCCTCCGAATTTAGCGGAGCAGCTGCAGCCTCTCTACCAGAGGCTTCTCTCTCAGAGCAACACCGCCAACTCCTCCCCTGCCCAACCCTTGCGGAAACCCAAATCCACATGGGTCAATCCCTCCAGGCCCAGGCACTCTGTGCTCACTCTACAGCGCCACAAGCGCCTCTCCCATGCTTGGAATCCCCACCTCAAGGAGCTCAAGGTCTTCGTCAAGAAACTCAACGATTGCGACCTCTCTCAGGCGTCCCTGGAGACCTCCCTTGCCGAACTTGAACAGCCACCAAGCAAAGAGGACGCCCTCTTGATCCTCAATAGTTTGAGACCATGGCAGAAGGCCCATCTCTTCTTCAATTGGTTGCAGACCCACCACGCCGAATTCGCCTCCGAGACCGTCTTCTACAATGTGGTCATGAAGAGCTTGAGGTATGGGAAGCAGTGGGAGATCGTCGAAGGCCTCGCCAGAGAGATGATTCAGAAAGGTATCGCTTTCGACAACGTTACTTACTCTACCATCATCACATGCGCTAAGAAATGCCGGCTTTTTGAAAAGGCCATCGAATGGTTTGATAGAATGTATCACACTGGTTGTATGCCTGATGAAGTTACCTACTCTGCAATTCTTGATGTTTATGCTAAACTGGGTAGAGTAGAGGATGTCTTGACTCTGTATGAGAGAGGTAGAGCAGATGGGTGGCAGCCGGACGTCGTAGCTTTCTCCGTTCTGGGCAAAATGTTCGGGGAGACTGGAGATTACGACGGAATCCGGTATGTCCTGGAGGAAATGAAAAGTATCGGTGTTAGGCCAAATGTGATTGTGTATAATACGTTTCTAGAAGCACTGGGCAAGGCTGGGAAACCAGGTCTGGCGAGGAGTCTTTTTGAGGAGATGACCAGTGCTGGCCTAACGCCTGACGCTATTACGCTGACTGCGCTCGTCAAGATTTACGGGAAGGCGAGGTGGGGAAGAGACGCCCTGCAACTTTGGCAACAGATGAAGTTGAACAAATGGCCAATGGACTTCATTCTTTACAATACTTTGTTGAGTATGTGTGCTGACCTTGGGCTTGAAGATGAAGCAGAGAAGCTGTTTGAAGATATGCGTCAATCAATCAACTGCAAGCCAGACAGTTTTAGTTACACCGCGCTGCTTAACATCTATGCTAGTGGCGGTGAAGTTGAGAAGGCTCAGAAACTGTTTGAAGAGATGCTGGAATCTGAAAATAAGCTCAATGTCATGAGTTCTACCTGCCTTATTCAATGTTTTGGTAGAGCCAGGAGAATCGATGATGTGGCGAGAGTGTTTGATGTTGCAGTTGACAGAGGAATAGTACCAGATGATAGGATGTGTGGATCGCTCTTGTCTGTAGCCTCTTTCTGCGAGAATGATGAGGTTGATAAGGTTCTTGCTTGCTTGGCAAGAGTAAATCCTAGGCTGGTTAGGTTTGTAGAAATGATCAGCAACCCAGGAATCGATTTTGAAATGGTTAAAGAAGAGTTCAGAGCAGTACTTAATGAAGCTTCTGTTGAAGTGCGGAGGCCTTTCTGCAATTGTCTGATAGATATATGTCGCAAGCGCAACCTCGCTAGCAGGGCTCATGAATTGCTTTATTTGGGAGTCGTCTTTGGCTTGTACTCTGGACTGCATACCAAATCCAACAGCGAATGGTCCTTAAACCTCAGAAACTTGTCAGTAGGTGCGGCTTATACTGCACTTGAAGATTGGGTGAGAGCTCTGTCAAAAGCTGTTCAAAGAGACGAAGCGTTGCCCGAGTCGTTTGCAATTCATACGGGTGTTGGAGCTCATAAGTTCTCTAAGGGTCTGTCATCTATTTTTGATTCGCACTTAAAAAAGATGGCTTCACCGTTCAATCTGAATGACCAGAGGCCTGGATGGTTCATAGCTTCACAAGATGAAGTGGTTTCATGGGTGCAAAATGGGGATTTATCCACCTTAGCTGCCACATAG
- the LOC116265159 gene encoding protein phosphatase 2C 29-like, producing the protein MGNGVSSTLLPCIKAEDGGRSNVHFPYPSEDPPLDETLGHSFCYVRHAPGLSSSDSARFSPSTSGRLTSSSAAAAETTFRSISGASVSANLSAPTAVFSSHGRRKLSSGGGGSLGSLDAGGDCGLNGGGKNGDNFFVGSSFFSSIPLQPVPRVPAQQNQEFGISGRFERGFMSGPLERGAYSGPLDRADSFHFSAPLGKKKKRKGLSAVALKRAFHRSFSEKNRPWVFPMLNFAGLHQSGDAVGSGGTTIDNNGNCGNRRCCDYGEEERSSGEFGDNLQWAHGKAGEDRVHVVVSEDNGWLFVGIYDGFNGPDATDFLMSNLYQAIFDELEGVFWEAREDSSSKCAEFNERMGETVENSKVGGNKQGPCSEKDEKRLQDDGCGDSMKEEGGWIENRDRDDGRQEILVVAEEKCSERLPDSHPADGSTKRATLHEKPVEVKRGKLLQELLAEEGDAAYRFWAARDFPVVGRQMVKDHGFQGTSAGEVKEEDGWNGSGASAPASATQRKGRSLLFSKLKRSFSKHKQNQRKLSRWSYDFDKEKFEVENQFDGTTKGSCRKCTTEGIDHEAVLKALSKGLETTERAYLDMTDKALDQNPELALVGSCLLVVLMKDEDVYVMNVGDSRAIVAQGQTDQNDSIRTSNEKRDAGSVLEGIHEDASDLCGSLSCEEAELSAQLMKLTALQLSTDHSTSIEEEVLRIKREHPDDSRCIVNDRVKGRLKVTRAFGAGFLKQAKWNNALLGMFRSEYIGTAPYISCSPSLSHHRIGPKDQFLVLSSDGLYQYLSNEEVVSHVGNFMEKFTDGDPAQYLIEELLFRAAKKAGMDFHELLDIPQGDRRKYHDDVTVMVISLEGRIWKSSGKY; encoded by the exons ATGGGCAACGGCGTCTCCTCTACCCTCCTCCCCTGCATCAAAGCCGAAGATGGTGGCCGCTCCAACGTCCACTTTCCCTACCCCTCTGAGGACCCTCCCCTGGACGAGACCCTCGGTCACTCATTCTGCTACGTCCGCCACGCCCCCGGCCTTTCCTCCTCAGACTCCGCTCGCTTCTCGCCTTCCACCTCCGGCCGTCTCAcctcttcttctgctgctgccGCAGAGACGACCTTCCGCTCGATTTCTGGCGCGTCCGTGAGTGCCAACTTGTCTGCTCCAACCGCCGTCTTCTCTTCCCATGGCCGCCGCAAGCTCagtagcggcggcggcggcagcctGGGCTCCCTTGACGCTGGTGGCGATTGTGGACTCAATGGGGGCGGCAAGAATGGCGACAATTTCTTCGTTGGCAGCTCGTTCTTTAGCTCGATCCCGCTGCAGCCGGTCCCTAGGGTGCCGGCTCAGCAGAACCAGGAATTCGGCATTTCTGGTAGGTTCGAGAGGGGCTTCATGTCCGGGCCGCTGGAGAGAGGAGCCTACTCAGGCCCGCTGGATAGAGCGGATAGCTTCCATTTCTCGGCGCCATTGggtaagaaaaagaagaggaaaggcTTATCTGCTGTTGCTCTAAAGAGGGCATTCCACAGAAGCTTCTCGGAGAAGAACAGGCCATGGGTCTTCCCCATGCTGAATTTTGCAGGACTGCATCAATCTGGCGATGCTGTTGGTTCCGGTGGCACTACTATCGATAACAACGGTAATTGTGGTAACAGGAGGTGCTGTGATTATGGAGAAGAAGAACGGTCAAGTGGGGAGTTTGGGGACAATCTTCAATGGGCTCATGGGAAAGCAGGGGAAGATAGGGTGCATGTAGTCGTCTCAGAGGATAATGGGTGGCTCTTTGTTGGGATTTATGATGGTTTTAACGGGCCAGATGCCACTGATTTTCTGATGTCTAACCTTTACCAGGCGATCTTCGACGAACTCGAGGGTGTGTTTTGGGAGGCCAGAGAGGATTCTTCTTCCAAGTGTGCAGAATTCAATGAAAGGATGGGTGAAACCGTGGAGAATTCGAAGGTAGGCGGTAATAAGCAAGGCCCTTGTTCGGAAAAGGACGAGAAGAGGCTGCAGGACGATGGTTGCGGCGACTCCATGAAAGAAGAAGGCGGCTGGATTGAGAACAGGGACAGAGATGATGGGAGGCAGGAAATATTAGTAGTTGCAGAAGAAAAGTGTAGCGAGAGATTACCCGATTCACATCCGGCTGATGGGTCCACCAAAAGGGCGACCTTACATGAAAAGCCAGTGGAGGTGAAAAGGGGGAAGCTCTTGCAGGAACTGCTTGCGGAAGAAGGTGACGCTGCATATAGATTTTGGGCCGCTCGTGATTTCCCGGTTGTAGGTCGACAGATGGTGAAGGATCATGGTTTTCAGGGAACATCAGCAGGGGAGGTGAAGGAGGAAGATGGATGGAATGGGAGTGGTGCATCTGCACCTGCTTCGGCCACGCAAAGAAAGGGGAGATCATTGCTCTTCTCAAAGCTAAAACGCAGCTTTTCCAAGCACAAGCAGAATCAGAGGAAGTTGTCCCGCTGGTCATATGATTTTGACAAAGAGAAATTTGAGGTTGAGAACCAATTTGACGGAACAACGAAAGGCAGTTGCCGGAAATGCACAACCGAAGGAATTGATCATGAAGCTGTCCTGAAGGCTCTCTCTAAGGGGCTTGAAACGACTGAACGTGCATATTTAGATATGACAGATAAGGCACTTGATCAGAACCCTGAGTTGGCGTTGGTGGGTTCTTGTCTGTTGGTGGTCTTAATGAAGGATGAGGATGTGTACGTTATGAATGTTGGCGATAGCCGTGCTATAGTGGCACAGGGCCAAACAGATCAGAATGATTCCATCAGGACATCAAACGAGAAGAGAGATGCTGGTTCAGTCTTGGAAGGAATCCATGAAGATGCCTCTGATCTTTGTGGAAGCTTAAGTTGTGAAGAGGCTGAACTTTCTGCTCAATTGATGAAGTTGACAGCTTTGCAGTTGTCCACTGATCACAGTACTAGCATCGAAGAA GAGGTTTTGAGAATCAAGAGAGAACATCCAGATGACAGCCGATGCATTGTTAATGACAGAGTCAAAGGTCGTTTGAAAGTTACTCGGGCCTTTGGTGCTGGATTTCTCAAACAG GCAAAGTGGAACAACGCACTACTTGGAATGTTTCGCAGTGAATATATTGGTACTGCACCATATATCTCATGTTCACCTTCTCTTTCTCATCATAGAATTGGTCCCAAAGACCAATTCCTGGTTCTCTcatctgatggattatatcagTATTTAAGCAATGAGGAAGTGGTTTCTCACGTTGGGAATTTCATGGAGAAGTTTACTGATGGAGATCCTGCACAGTACTTAATCGAGGAGCTTCTTTTCAGAGCTGCAAAGAAAGCTG GCATGGATTTCCATGAGTTATTGGATATACCACAGGGTGACCGCAGGAAATACCATGATGATGTCACAGTCATGGTCATATCTCTTGAAGGAAGAATATGGAAGTCCTCAGGGAAATACTAG
- the LOC116265421 gene encoding uncharacterized protein LOC116265421: MSSRQSGKEPKATDGEMVTITLKPIGPSRPRRLQLCSPIEVHDLRDLVAAELQLPVEHLKLVLHGKVLSIPNGNDAVISLHEGDTLIIAVAPSRPPKHIRDPYGDEDDDLKFHIPETASRVTQKVFFFLRDKVRIPDVILMAIFTISLKMWAIIIMWFILAPIAYEWHIGPLYILGTGFCIILFNLGQRRQGDLSAYSIFNDGFRELPGTLNADRLDRDIRAGQF, translated from the exons ATGTCTTCGCGGCAATCGGGGAAGGAGCCCAAGGCAACGGACGGGGAGATGGTCACCATCACCCTCAAACCGATCGGTCCTTCCCGCCCTCGTCGCCTTCAGCTTTGCTCGCCCATTGAG GTTCATGATCTGAGAGATTTGGTTGCTGCAGAGCTCCAATTGCCAGTTGAGCATTTGAAGCTTGTTTTACATGGCAAAGTGTTAAGCATACCAAATGGGAATGATGCAGTCATCAGTCTTCATGAAGGAG ATACTTTGATAATTGCTGTAGCCCCGAGTCGGCCACCAAAGCATATTCGTGATCCATACGGcgatgaagatgatgatctG AAATTTCATATTCCAGAGACGGCAAGTCGAGTAACACAGAaggtctttttctttctcagaGACAAAGTGAGGATCCCTG ATGTAATCTTGATGGCTATATTCACCATTAGTTTGAAGATGTGGGCAATCATTATCATGTGGTTTATACTGGCTCCTATTGCTTACGAATGGCATATAGGTCCACTATAT ATACTCGGGACAGGTTTTTGTATTATTCTGTTTAATCTTGGACAAAGACGACAAGGAGACCTTAG TGCATATTCTATCTTCAACGATGGTTTTAGAGAACTTCCTGGAACGCTCAATGCAGATCGCCTTGACAGAGACATAAGAGCAGGCCAGTTTTGA
- the LOC116266257 gene encoding glycine cleavage system H protein, mitochondrial-like, whose protein sequence is MALRMWASSTANALKISCRPKNGSSAFPSFYLSRYFSTVLDGLKYAESHEWVKHEGSVATVGITDHAQDHLGEVVFVDLPEAGTSVTKGSGFGAVESVKATSDINSPISGEIVEVNSKLSETPGLINSSPYEDGWMIKVKPSDPSELGSLMGPKEYTTFCEHEDAH, encoded by the exons atggcGCTGAGGATGTGGGCTTCTTCAACAGCCAATGCACTGAAAATCAGTTGCAGACCCAAGAATGGGTCATCGGCAtttccttctttctatctctctagATACTTCTCAACCg TTCTTGATGGACTGAAATACGCGGAATCACATGAATGGGTGAAACATGAGGGGTCTGTTGCTACTGTAGGCATCACAGACCATGCTCAG GACCATCTTGGGGAGGTAGTTTTCGTGGATCTTCCTGAAGCCGGCACTTCCGTGACAAAGGGTAGCGGTTTTGGAGCGGTAGAGAGTGTAAAAGCAACCAGTGACATAAATTCACCGATTTCTGGAGAGATCGTTGAGGTCAACAGCAAGCTGAGTGAAACCCCTGGTTTG ATCAATTCAAGCCCATATGAGGATGGATGGATGATCAAGGTGAAGCCCAGCGATCCTTCAGAACTCGGGTCCCTAATGGGACCTAAGGAATACACTACTTTTTGCGAACACGAAGATGCTCACTAG
- the LOC116266256 gene encoding ent-kaurenoic acid oxidase 2-like: MLVLSVAALDVQMEKNWSNLALVVSFMVVGLSVLLKALRGLNGWYYERKAGELRSSLPPGDMGWPIIGNMWFFLRCFKSGNPDSFISSFVTRFGRTGVYRAFMFGSPTILVTTPETCKEVLMDDQHFKPGWPSSTVELMGRKSFVGISFDEHKRLRRLTHAPVNGPEALSTYLGYIEKIVTSSLENWAESGPVEFLTELRRFTFKIIMRIFLGLESNSVLVSLEREFSALNYGVRAMAINIPGFAFHRALKARKRLVSILQSIVDARRKRNYTDTDSGEKDMMDRLMEAEDENGRKLTDEEIIDILVMYLNAGHESSAHVTMWGTLLLEEHPDVYQKAKVEQEMIIKNRPAGQKGLTMQEIKRMEYLNMVTDEALRWVSFSSAVFREATDNVKINGYTVPKGWKVQVWLRNVHKDSEVYAEPLKFDPSRWEGLTPRAGAFVPFGGGSRLCPGNELAKLEISVFLHYFLRGYSIQRLNPNSALMYLPHPRPVDNCMAKIRKLS; the protein is encoded by the exons ATGTTGGTGCTCTCCGTTGCTGCTCTCGACGTCCAGATGGAGAAGAATTGGAGCAATCTTGCGTTGGTGGTTTCGTTCATGGTGGTGGGTCTGAGTGTTCTGCTGAAGGCGTTGCGGGGCTTGAATGGGTGGTACTATGAGAGGAAAGCCGGTGAACTCCGTTCGTCTCTGCCGCCGGGGGACATGGGGTGGCCCATCATCGGGAATATGTGGTTCTTTCTCAGGTGTTTCAAGTCTGGAAACCCTGACTCCTTCATCTCCAGCTTCGTTACTAG ATTTGGGCGAACTGGGGTGTACAGAGCTTTCATGTTTGGAAGTCCAACTATTCTCGTTACAACCCCTGAAACCTGCAAGGAAGTTTTAATGGATGATCAACACTTCAAGCCTGGGTGGCCTTCATCTACTGTTGAACTCATGGGAAGAAAGTCATTCGTCGGGATTTCTTTTGACGAGCACAAGCGTTTACGGCGGCTAACGCATGCACCTGTGAATGGACCTGAAGCATTATCTACCTATCTGggatacattgaaaaaattgtgaCCTCTTCTTTGGAGAACTGGGCAGAGTCTGGTCCAGTCGAATTCCTTACCGAACTCCGAAGGTTCACATTCAAGATAATTATGCGCATTTTTCTCGGCTTAGAAAGCAACTCTGTGTTGGTCTCTTTGGAACGTGAATTTTCTGCTCTGAACTACGGAGTGCGAGCTATGGCGATAAATATCCCCGGCTTTGCTTTTCATAGAGCACTTAAG GCTCGGAAGAGGTTGGTTTCAATCCTTCAGTCTATTGTTGACGcgagaaggaaaaggaattaTACTGATACGGATAGTGGAGAAAAGGACATGATGGATAGGCTGATGGAAGCAGAGGATGAAAATGGCAGGAAGTTAACCGACGAAGAAATAATCGATATCCTAGTTATGTATTTGAACGCTGGCCATGAATCTTCTGCTCATGTCACCATGTGGGGTACGCTGCTACTTGAGGAGCACCCTGATGTCTACCAGAAAGCTAAG GTTGAGCAGGAGATGATCATAAAGAACAGGCCTGCTGGGCAGAAGGGGTTGACCATGCAAGAAATCAAACGCATGGAATATCTAAATATG GTGACTGACGAGGCTCTCCGGTGGGTTAGTTTTTCATCTGCAGTTTTCCGGGAAGCAACTGATAATGTGAAGATTAATG GTTATACTGTACCCAAGGGCTGGAAAGTGCAGGTTTGGCTAAGGAATGTTCACAAAGACAGTGAGGTCTATGCAGAACCACTGAAGTTCGATCCATCCAGATGGGAA GGCCTCACACCGAGGGCTGGAGCTTTTGTTCCATTTGGAGGGGGAAGCAGACTGTGCCCTGGAAATGAGCTTGCCAAGCTAGAGATTTCTGTTTTCCTTCATTATTTTCTTCGTGGTTATAG TATTCAGAGGCTTAACCCTAACAGTGCACTCATGTACTTACCGCATCCTCGGCCCGTGGACAACTGCATGGCGAAGATAAGGAAGCTGTCTTAG